Genomic DNA from Thermoanaerobaculia bacterium:
GATGACGCCTCCCGCGCTCGACCGGATCGTGCGGACCTGTCTCGCCAAGGACCCCGACGACCGCTGGCAGTCGGCCCATGACGTCAAGAGCGAGCTCGCCTGGATCGACGAGATCGGCGGGGGCTCGCTCGTCATGATCGACGAGATCAGCGAGGCGCGACTCGCTCCGGAAAAGGCCTTCTTCCCGGTCGCCATCTCGTAGAGCACGCAGCCGAGCGCGAAGATGTCGGTCCGGGCGTCGGCGGGCTTCCCCTCGAGCTGCTCGGGCGCCATGTACTGGAAGGTGCCGAGGATCGTGCCCCGTTCGGTCAGCGGGCGATCCGCCTCCGTCGGCAGCGACGTGACGTCCGCCTCGTCGGTTCGCGTCCCGATCGTCTTCGCCAGTCCGAAATCGAGGAGCTTCACGCCGGAGCGCGTGATCATGACGTTTCCGGGCTTCAAGTCCCGGTGGACGAGCGAGCGCCGGTGGGCGGCGTCGAGAGCGTCGGCGATCTGTTTCCCGAGCTCGAGGACCTGCTCTCGCGGCAGCGGACCGCGAGTCAGACGGTCCGAGAGCATCTGCCCCTCGAGGAGCTCCATGACGAGGTACTCGACGCCTTGCTGGTGGCCGACGTCGTAGAGCGAGCAGATGTGCGGGTGCGAGAGCTGCGAGACGGCTCTCGCTTCGCGCTCGAAGCGCTGCTGGAACTCGGCGTTGCCGGAGAGATGCTCGGGAAGGACTTTCACCGCGACATCGCGGCCGAGGCGCGTGTCGCGGGCGCGGTAGACCTCTCCCATGCCCCCGGCGCCCAGCGGCGACAGGATTTCGTAGGGACCCAGCTTCGTTCCCGCGGCGAGCGTCACTTGAACCCGTCGACGGCGAACAGATCCGAAAGCGCGCGCGTGTAGCCGTAAACGTACGAGCGGCCGTCGGCCGAGAGGAAGATCTGTCCGATGAACTGGAGGCCCGCCGGGTCGCCCGGCGACAGCTCGCGGAGGAGCTCTTTGCGGCCCGTCGAGAGATCGAACCGGTAGATGCTCGCGGGAATCTTGTGGTCGCGCGCGAAGAGATACCGCCCGTCGCCGCTGAACCGGATCGCCGTGAGACCCGAGAGGTCGAGCTTCGGAGGCGGCGGAGGCGTTCCTCCGTCGATGGAAACCGTGGACGGGGGGACGTTTCCCCCGCCGTAGATCGCATACTTTCCGTCCACCGAAATCATGAAACCGGCGACTTGAACGCTCGGAGGAGTGACGGCGCGCGGGAGCCCGTGCTCGATGTCCTGGACGTAGATCCGCCGCGTGCCGTCGTCGGCCGTGGCGTTTAACACGACGCGGCGGCTGTCGGGGAGCCATTGGACCGTATTGACCTGGAGCTTCCCGTCGGAGGGCAATGTCCGGGGCTGGCCCGTCCCGGTCGGCAGGAGGGTGAGCGGGGCATGCTTCTTCATGAGCGCGGTGGCCGCCCATTTCCCGTCGGGGGAGAGCGACCGCGGAACGCCGTCGCCGAGCCGGATGATGGGCGATCCGTCGGTCTTCCGGATGCAGACCGCGTAATTCTCGCCGACCGCCTGTCCCTGCTCGTCGAGAAGGAGCGTCGTGCCGTCGTCGGACAGGTCGTAGGGCAGGGACCAGTCGAGCCAGGAGAGCTCGCGTTCGCGCGTCTGCCCGGGGCCGAGCCCCATGATTCCCTTGCGCACGTTGTCGTGCGTCAGCAGCACCCGGCCCGTCTTCGAGATGTCCCGCAGGGTGAGGCCGCCCGGAACGTTCGAAAGGACGCGCTCCTTGCCGGAGAGCGTCACCGCGCGAAGCGAGCGTCCGGCGCCCGCTTCCGCCGCCGTGAACCAGATTTCCTTCCCCTCCGGCGACCACGACAGGCCCTGCACGCTCTCGTAGTCGCGGGAGAGCTTCCTCTTCTTTCCCGCGAGATCGATCATCGCGACCGCGCCCTGGTCGTCGGTCGGGAACGGATGGTCGAGGAAGGCGATCGTCCTTCCGTCCGGCGCGAAGCGCGGCCAGCTCACGTGTCCCGTCGTCTCGTAGAGGACCTTACCGGCGGGGAACTCGAGTCTGGCCTTCGCGTCGACGTCGTGTTCGACGAGCATGGACGTGCCGTCGGCCGTCCAGTCGGCCCACTGGATCCCGTCCTCGAGCGGGCGCGGAGCTCCGCCGGTCAGCGGAACGACGGCGAGCGTTCCCGCGCACGCGCCGTTGTGCGCCTGCCGGCAGTTGAGCGAGATCGCGGCCTGCCCGGTCGAGGAAACGGCGAGGACTTCGGCCGGAGGGAGCTGGAGCGAAAGCGCGTCGGGGGTCTCCGGCCGCTTGAGAAAGATCTCGGGCGGGAGCCCGTCCCATTGCGCCGAGAAGAGGACCGACTGTCCGTCCGGCGTGAAGCGGCCGGAGCCGATGAAGCCGCGCCGGAACGTCAGCTGGCGGAACACGGGAGCGGGAGCGGCGGCCGGGCGGCCGAGCCTCGCCGCAATCCATCCGAGCGCAAGCGCGGCGGCCACGGCGGCGGCGGCGGCCCGCGGGCCGATCTTCGGAGCGATCCACCCTCGTTTCGCCGGTGCCGCTCCGGATCGCGCTTCCGACGTCGACAGCCCCGAAACCGCCTCGAGGTCGTAGGCGAGGTCGCGCGCCGACTGGAACCGGTCTTCCGGGTTCTTCTCCAGACAGTGCCGCACCAGGCGCTCGAGCGCGGCGGGAACGGCGCGGTTCGTGTCGGACAGGTCCGGAGGTTCTTCTTTCAGGATCGCGGTCATCGTGTCGGCGGCGGTGTCGCCGCGGAACGCCCGGCGCCCGGAGAGCATCTCGTAGAGGACGGCCCCGAAGGAGAAGATGTCGGTGCGGTGATCGGCGCTCCGCCCCCGGACCTGCTCGGGGGACATGTAGCCCATCGTGCCCATCACGGTTCCGGGCGCCGTCCCCGCGGCTTCCACGGTGGGGGCGTTCGTCGCGGCGCCGGCTTCGGCCGTGCCGGTCATCCGCGCGAGACCGAAGTCGAGAATCTTCACGTGGCCGTCTTTGGTGAGGAAGATGTTCTCCGGCTTCAAGTCGCGATGGACGACGCCGCGCTCGTGCGCGGCGGCGAGGCCGCGGGCGATCTGGAGCGCGAAGTCGATCGCTTTGCGCGAGTGGAGGGGCGAGCCCACGAGCCGCGCGCGAAGCGTTTCCCCTTCGAGAAGCTCCGTGACCGAATACGCGACGCCGTTCTCGAAGCCGAAATCGTGGATCGCGAGGATGTTCGGGTGCGAGAGGGCGGCGACCGCCTGGGCTTCCCGTTCGAATCTCGCGCGCGCTTCCGGGTCGTTCGCGAGGTGCGCCGGCAGGACCTTGACGGCGACGTCGCGGTTCAGCTTCGCGTCCCGCGCGCGGTAGACCTCGCCCATCCCGCCGGCGCCGAGGGGGGAGAGGATTTCGTAGAGGCCGAGCCGCGTCCCGGCGGAAAGAGTCATGCCCGATTCAACTTGTCCGGGAGTATATCGTCCGGACAGGCCGGATCAGCGGCGGGGAAACCACCCGTCGACGCGCTTCCGATGCGCCGCGAGGCGCCCCCTCACGTCCTCCATGCGGTCGCCGCCCGTCACCTCGAGGAGCGCCTCGGCGAGCACGAAAGCGAGCATCGCTTCCGCGATGACGCCGCAGGCGGGGAGGGCGGTGACGTCGCTCCGTTCATAGGCGGAGGTCGCGGGTTCTCCCGTGTCCAGATCGATCGAGGAGAGGCCGCGGGCCAGCGTCGAGATCGGCTTCATGTAGGCGACGACGAGGACGTCCTCCCCGTTCGTCACCCCGCCTTCGAGCCCTCCCGCCCGATTCGTACGGCGCCGGCCTTCGAGAAGGATCTCGTCGTGGGCCGCGGAACCGAAACCGCGGGAGGCTTCGATCGCGGAGCCGAACTCCACGGCCTTGACGGCGGGAATCGAGAGGATCGCGCGTCCGATCCGCCCGTCGAGCTTCCGGTCCCACGCGACGTACGAGCCGAGTCCCGGAGGAACGTTCGCGGCGCCGATCAGGATCGATCCGCCGAGCGTTTCGCCCTTCGCTTTCGCTTCGTCGATCGCCGCGACCATCTTCTTCTCGGCGGCCCGATCCAGGGCGCGGAGCGGGGAGGAATCGTCGACCCGTTCGAGGGAAGCAAACGTCCGGGGTACGTCGCCTTCGACGGCACCGAGCGACAGGACGCCGCTCGCGATCCGGATGCCGCATTCGGAGAGGAGCATCCGGCAGACCGCGCCGGCCGCCACCCGGGCGGCGGTCTCGCGCGCCGACGCGCGCTCGAGGACGTTCCGCAGGTCGTCGGCGCCGAACTTCTGCGCGCCGGCGAGGTCGGCGTGTCCTGGGCGCGGCCGGCGGACGCGGCGGGAGGCGGCGGCTTCGGGATCGACCTCCCACGGGTCCATCACCGCTTTCCAGTTGGCGAAATCCCGGTTCTCGATCCGGAAAGCGACCGGAGAGCCGAGCGTCACCCCTCCGCGGACACCGCCGGTGATCTCGACCGCGTCGGTCTCGATCTTCATTCGCCCGCCGCGGCCGTATCCATGCTGCCGGCGCGACATGTCGGACCGGAGGAGTTCGCGGTCGATCGTCAGGCCGGCCGGTATCCCCTCGAGAATCGCGCTCAGCGCGGGTCCGTGGGACTCGCCGGCGGTCGTCAGGCGCAACGTCATCGCGCGGAGAGTCTGACCGATCCTTTTTCAAAAGACAAAGAAACAGGAATAGGATTTCCGTTTGACGATCATGCTTTCGACGGCGGCCGGAGGCGCGCTCCTCTCCCGGTTCACCGCGGCGCGGAAGCGCACCGAGGACCTCTTCTCGTTCATCCGCGACGAGGCGTTCCTCGCGCGCCCCATTCCTCTCCGGCACCCGATCGTGTTCTACCGCGGACACCTGCCCGCCTTCGCGGTCAACACCCTCCTGAAGAGAGCGCTCGGCCGGCCGGGGATCCGCGCCGACTTCGAGACGCTCTTCGAACGCGGCATCGACCCCGCCGACGCCGCCACCGCCGAGAAGGTGTCGATCGCCCGATGGCCGGAGCGGTCCGAGATCGAGGCGTACCTCCGGGAGGCCGGCGAGCGGCTTTCGGCGGCGTTCGAGGCCATCGACGCGGGGGAAGTCGCGGACGTCGATTTCGCGCGCGAGGCCGCGGCGATGTGCATCGAGCACGAGGAGATGCACCAGGAGACCCTCCTCTACATCTTTCACCGGCTCGATTTCTCGATGAAGTGCCCGCCGGAGCGTTCGCCACACGCGCCGCTCGGGGCCGGACCGGCTCCGGAAACGGTCCGCGTTCCGGCGGGAATCGCGACGCTCGGTGCCGAACGCGGCGGGATCCCGTTCGGATGGGACAACGAGTTCCCGAAGCTCGCCGTCGACGTGCCGGCCTTCGAGATCGACCGGAACGACGTGACCAACGGCGAGTACCTCGAATTCGTCGATGCCAGCGGCTACGGGAACGCGCGCTGGTGGGACCATGCCGCCCGCGCGTGGATCTCGGGCGGGAAGATCGCGCATCCTCTCTTCTGGGAGCGGGACGGAGGGCGCTGGAAGTGGCGAACGATGTTCGAGGCCGTCGAGCTTCCGCTCGCGTGGCCGGTCTACGTCAGCCACGCCGAAGCGTCGGCGTTCGCCCGCTGGCGCGGGAGACGGCTGCCGACGGAGGCTGAGATCCATCGGGCCGCGTACGGGACGTCTTCGGGCGAGGAGCGATCGTTCCCGTGGGGAGAGGACCCGCCCGATTCCTCTCGCGCGAACTTCGGGATGTTCCGGTACGATCCCGTTCCCGTCGGAAGCTTTCCCGCCGGCGAGAGCTTCTGGGGCGTGCGCGACCTCGTGGGGAACGGCTGGGAGTGGACGTCGACGCCGTTTTCCGGCTTTCCGGGCTTCCGGGCGAGCCCGCTCTATCCCGGCTATTCGGCCGATTTCTTCGACGGCGCGCACTACGTGATGAAGGGGGGATCGCCCGCGACGGCGCCTTCGATGCTTCGCCGGAGTTTCCGGAACTGGTTTCAACCGCGCTACCCGTATCCGTACGCCACGTTCCGCTGCGCCCGGGACGCGGTGTGAGCTCGGCGGCGACGCTTTCCGCGTTCGCGCTGGACGTCGCACGCGATCTCGCCCTGACGCCGCGCCAGCTCCAGTCCAAGTACCTCTACGATCGGCTCGGAAGCCGGCTCTTCGAGGCGATCTGCCGGCTGCCCTGGTACACGATCACCCGCGCGGAGCTCGGTCTTCTCTCGCGGCACGCCGACGAGATCGCCGCGGAGCTCCCCGATCCGCTGACGCTGACCGAGCTCGGCCCCGGAGACGGGGAGAAGATCGCCCTGCTCGCGGCCGCGCTCGTCCGGGAGCGGGCGGCTCTCGCGACGCATCTGATCGACATCTCGCAGTCCGCGCTCGACCAGACGGAGCGGCGGCTCGGCCGGTACGAAGGCGTCTCCGTGGTCGGGCACCGCGCGTCCTACGAGGAAGGGCTGCGGCGCGTCGCCCGCGAGCGCAACGGCGGCGGGCTCCTCGTCCTCTTCCTGGGATCGAACCTCGGCAACTTCGACCGCGGCGCGGCGGCCGATTTCCTGCGCGCGATCCGGGCGACGCTCCGCCCGGGCGACGCGCTCCTCCTCGGCGCGGATCTCGTCAAGCCGGAAGCGGATCTGCTCCTCGCCTACGACGATCCCCTCGGCATCACCGCCGCGTTCGACAAGAACGTCCTCCTCCGGATCAACCGGGAGCTCGGCGGGGACTTCGACCTCGCGTCCTTCACCCACCGCGCGGTCTTCGATCCGGCCGAATCCCGGGTCGAAATGCGGCTCGTCTCGCTTCGCGACCAGGACGTCTCGATTCCCGCGGCCGGAATCCAGGTGCGGTTCGCCGAGGGCGATTTCATCTGGACGGAGAGCTCGTACAAGTACACGCCCGCGGACCTGACACGGCTCGTCGAGGGCGCGGGATTCGCCTGCCGCCGGCAGTGGATCGACCCCGTGGCTCAATTCGCGCTCGCGCTCTTCTTCGCGGGGTGATCCCGGCAGGGCCGGAACGCGGCTAAGATTCCGCGAGACCGACGAGCGCATGCTGACTGTGGGAACCCGCCTCGCACCTGGCGATCCGCCTTCGCTCCTTCGGAGCCGGAAGCCTCGCCGAAGCCTTGGCGAAGGCGGGTTCGGCGCGACGACGGGTTTGCCATGACGCTCCCGGCCGGCGACAGACTCGGACCGTACGAGATCATCTCGCTCCTGGGTTCAGGGGGCATGGGAGAAGTCTACCGGGCGCGCGACACCCGGCTGGGCCGGACGGTCGCGCTCAAGATCCTCCCCGAAGCGGTCGCCGCCGACCCGGAACGCGTGCGGCGATTCGAAATGGAGGCGCGGTCGGCCTCGGCCCTGGCCGATCCCCGCATCGTCACCGTTTTCGACGTGGGCGCCGAGCGGGGCATCCACTTCATCGCGACCGAGCTCGTCGAGGGTTCGGACCTCCGACATCTCCTCGAGGGCGGTCCCGTCCCTCCCGCGAGAGTGATCGAAATCGCCGCGCAGATCGCCGAGGGACTCGCCGCCGCACACGAGCAGGGAATCGTGCATCGAGACCTGAAGCCCGAGAACGTCCTGATCAACCGGTCGGGCGCCGTCAAGATCGCCGATTTCGGCCTCGCGAAGCAGACGGATCGGTCCTCGGGCGATCTCTCGCAGATGGCGACGGCGGCAGCGGATTCGACGGCCACCGGCATCGTGATGGGAACGGTCGCCTACATGTCGCCGGAGCAGGCTCGCGGCGCGAGAGTCGACTTCCGGTCCGACCAGTTCTCGCTCGGACTGATCCTCTACGAGATGGCGGCGGGAAGGCGGGCGTTCGCCCGTGGCAATCCCGCCGACACGCTCTCCGCGATCCTCAGGGACGATCCGCCCCCGCTCGCGTCCGCCTCTCCGGGGATGTCGGAGCCTTTCGCGAGGATCGTCCACCGATGCCTCGAAAAGGACCCGGAGCGGCGGTACGGCTCGACGAGCGACCTCGCCCACGACCTGAAAGGGCTCGTCGCTTCCTCTCCGTCGACCGTGGCGGCGAAGACGTCGCCGCCCCTTCGGAAATTCGTCATCCCGCTCGCCCTCGCCCTCGCCGCCGCCGCGCTCGCGGCGTTCCTTTTCCTGCGGCATCCGAAGCCGGTGTCGGAACCGATCAATTCCCTCGCGATCCTGCCCTTCGTCAGCTCGAGCGGTAAGGCGGACATGGAATT
This window encodes:
- a CDS encoding serine/threonine-protein kinase, whose product is MTLAAGTKLGPYEILSPLGAGGMGEVYRARDTRLGRDVAVKVLPEHLSGNAEFQQRFEREARAVSQLSHPHICSLYDVGHQQGVEYLVMELLEGQMLSDRLTRGPLPREQVLELGKQIADALDAAHRRSLVHRDLKPGNVMITRSGVKLLDFGLAKTIGTRTDEADVTSLPTEADRPLTERGTILGTFQYMAPEQLEGKPADARTDIFALGCVLYEMATGKKAFSGASRASLISSIMTSEPPPISSIQASSLLTSWADCQRSSGSLARQVRTIRSSAGGVI
- a CDS encoding WD40 repeat domain-containing serine/threonine protein kinase — protein: MTLSAGTRLGLYEILSPLGAGGMGEVYRARDAKLNRDVAVKVLPAHLANDPEARARFEREAQAVAALSHPNILAIHDFGFENGVAYSVTELLEGETLRARLVGSPLHSRKAIDFALQIARGLAAAHERGVVHRDLKPENIFLTKDGHVKILDFGLARMTGTAEAGAATNAPTVEAAGTAPGTVMGTMGYMSPEQVRGRSADHRTDIFSFGAVLYEMLSGRRAFRGDTAADTMTAILKEEPPDLSDTNRAVPAALERLVRHCLEKNPEDRFQSARDLAYDLEAVSGLSTSEARSGAAPAKRGWIAPKIGPRAAAAAVAAALALGWIAARLGRPAAAPAPVFRQLTFRRGFIGSGRFTPDGQSVLFSAQWDGLPPEIFLKRPETPDALSLQLPPAEVLAVSSTGQAAISLNCRQAHNGACAGTLAVVPLTGGAPRPLEDGIQWADWTADGTSMLVEHDVDAKARLEFPAGKVLYETTGHVSWPRFAPDGRTIAFLDHPFPTDDQGAVAMIDLAGKKRKLSRDYESVQGLSWSPEGKEIWFTAAEAGAGRSLRAVTLSGKERVLSNVPGGLTLRDISKTGRVLLTHDNVRKGIMGLGPGQTRERELSWLDWSLPYDLSDDGTTLLLDEQGQAVGENYAVCIRKTDGSPIIRLGDGVPRSLSPDGKWAATALMKKHAPLTLLPTGTGQPRTLPSDGKLQVNTVQWLPDSRRVVLNATADDGTRRIYVQDIEHGLPRAVTPPSVQVAGFMISVDGKYAIYGGGNVPPSTVSIDGGTPPPPPKLDLSGLTAIRFSGDGRYLFARDHKIPASIYRFDLSTGRKELLRELSPGDPAGLQFIGQIFLSADGRSYVYGYTRALSDLFAVDGFK
- the aroC gene encoding chorismate synthase gives rise to the protein MTLRLTTAGESHGPALSAILEGIPAGLTIDRELLRSDMSRRQHGYGRGGRMKIETDAVEITGGVRGGVTLGSPVAFRIENRDFANWKAVMDPWEVDPEAAASRRVRRPRPGHADLAGAQKFGADDLRNVLERASARETAARVAAGAVCRMLLSECGIRIASGVLSLGAVEGDVPRTFASLERVDDSSPLRALDRAAEKKMVAAIDEAKAKGETLGGSILIGAANVPPGLGSYVAWDRKLDGRIGRAILSIPAVKAVEFGSAIEASRGFGSAAHDEILLEGRRRTNRAGGLEGGVTNGEDVLVVAYMKPISTLARGLSSIDLDTGEPATSAYERSDVTALPACGVIAEAMLAFVLAEALLEVTGGDRMEDVRGRLAAHRKRVDGWFPRR
- a CDS encoding SUMF1/EgtB/PvdO family nonheme iron enzyme produces the protein MLSTAAGGALLSRFTAARKRTEDLFSFIRDEAFLARPIPLRHPIVFYRGHLPAFAVNTLLKRALGRPGIRADFETLFERGIDPADAATAEKVSIARWPERSEIEAYLREAGERLSAAFEAIDAGEVADVDFAREAAAMCIEHEEMHQETLLYIFHRLDFSMKCPPERSPHAPLGAGPAPETVRVPAGIATLGAERGGIPFGWDNEFPKLAVDVPAFEIDRNDVTNGEYLEFVDASGYGNARWWDHAARAWISGGKIAHPLFWERDGGRWKWRTMFEAVELPLAWPVYVSHAEASAFARWRGRRLPTEAEIHRAAYGTSSGEERSFPWGEDPPDSSRANFGMFRYDPVPVGSFPAGESFWGVRDLVGNGWEWTSTPFSGFPGFRASPLYPGYSADFFDGAHYVMKGGSPATAPSMLRRSFRNWFQPRYPYPYATFRCARDAV
- the egtD gene encoding L-histidine N(alpha)-methyltransferase — encoded protein: MSSAATLSAFALDVARDLALTPRQLQSKYLYDRLGSRLFEAICRLPWYTITRAELGLLSRHADEIAAELPDPLTLTELGPGDGEKIALLAAALVRERAALATHLIDISQSALDQTERRLGRYEGVSVVGHRASYEEGLRRVARERNGGGLLVLFLGSNLGNFDRGAAADFLRAIRATLRPGDALLLGADLVKPEADLLLAYDDPLGITAAFDKNVLLRINRELGGDFDLASFTHRAVFDPAESRVEMRLVSLRDQDVSIPAAGIQVRFAEGDFIWTESSYKYTPADLTRLVEGAGFACRRQWIDPVAQFALALFFAG